A single genomic interval of Rosistilla ulvae harbors:
- a CDS encoding TIGR03067 domain-containing protein, whose product MFKKMTVHLTTVSLLLGLACVAVADNPTNEPVMQRLQGRWEVVAGVNQGRELSEVELKGTYNTVATNTITTYDRNEHQRFRAVFSIDSAEDPIQINMTSVPQKSTVAKRDLKVPTEDIVAAGILKFEGDDKWSLCYALPGNDRPTKFESPEGSKVMLFHLVRRQGDPVPDGRSASKAK is encoded by the coding sequence ATGTTCAAAAAAATGACTGTCCATCTAACGACTGTTTCCCTTCTTCTAGGCCTTGCCTGCGTCGCAGTCGCGGACAACCCGACCAACGAACCGGTGATGCAGCGGTTGCAGGGTCGATGGGAAGTCGTCGCAGGCGTAAACCAGGGGCGCGAGCTGTCCGAAGTGGAACTCAAGGGAACCTACAACACTGTCGCGACCAACACGATCACGACTTATGATCGCAATGAGCACCAGCGGTTTCGCGCCGTCTTCAGTATCGATTCGGCTGAGGATCCGATTCAGATCAACATGACTTCGGTGCCGCAGAAATCGACGGTCGCCAAACGCGACTTGAAGGTTCCGACGGAAGACATCGTCGCCGCGGGGATCCTCAAATTCGAGGGAGATGACAAATGGTCGCTCTGTTATGCGTTGCCTGGAAACGATCGCCCCACGAAATTTGAATCGCCCGAGGGGAGCAAGGTGATGTTGTTTCATCTAGTGCGACGGCAGGGCGATCCCGTTCCCGATGGTCGTTCGGCGAGCAAGGCGAAGTAG
- a CDS encoding cytochrome c peroxidase has translation MRNDSKHPQKICRPLGRSFVLFIGIALSVATSVEAQQSRRPVDACFIAGDRVLLVACQRSGEILALDADSGEIQSQLAIGGDLVAIEQLDDETAWAIDQTGNRLLEITLDGGKLSTGLSIDCVKNPVSVIAGEANQLLVAGLWSRQVTCVARPAIDEPARPVWTRNLNFSPKTLRLLQPENVVLAVDAFGSQIAYLDASTGEQLRQIEFYGHRIRGMVDDPDGKRLIVSHQMLNSAAQSSNNDIHWGMMVSNDLRWLDRGRVMEADEENFYKDGHIDPIGIVGQGGADPNDLVCTVDGIVIVPLGGANEVAIGHEEFYELARLPVGINPVAVAVDSRGKTGWVVNRLDDSLTQIDIGERSVLKTVRLSEDWTPTTAELGERLFHDASLAHDGWMSCSSCHPGGHAVNERADNLSDGAYTSPKRVISLLGRADTAPFGWIGADAKLEAQLQRTVRTTMQGHNKLTGEQVTQLTAFLDSLVPPPPVVDASIPEVGESIARGQAIFERQSCNDCHAGSKYTSAELYDVGLEDELGHTRFNPPSLLGVGQRGPRYFHDLRAESLEAVFTEHKHTLDQPLSQPDLEDLLTFLRSL, from the coding sequence ATGCGCAACGATTCTAAACATCCTCAAAAAATCTGCCGTCCGTTGGGCCGATCGTTTGTTCTGTTCATCGGTATCGCCCTTAGCGTTGCGACATCGGTTGAAGCACAACAATCACGGCGACCTGTCGACGCCTGCTTTATCGCCGGCGATCGAGTGCTTTTGGTCGCTTGCCAACGCAGCGGCGAAATCCTCGCACTCGATGCCGATTCGGGAGAGATTCAATCGCAGCTTGCGATCGGTGGCGATTTGGTAGCGATCGAACAGCTGGATGATGAGACGGCATGGGCCATCGATCAAACGGGAAACCGGTTGCTCGAGATCACGCTCGACGGCGGCAAACTATCCACGGGACTATCTATCGATTGCGTGAAAAATCCTGTCTCGGTGATCGCTGGCGAAGCGAACCAGTTGTTGGTGGCGGGGCTGTGGAGTCGTCAGGTGACGTGTGTGGCTCGCCCCGCTATCGACGAACCGGCGCGTCCGGTCTGGACTCGGAATCTAAACTTCTCTCCCAAGACATTGCGGTTGTTGCAGCCGGAAAACGTCGTGTTGGCAGTCGATGCGTTTGGCAGCCAGATCGCCTACCTGGACGCGTCGACCGGGGAACAACTCCGGCAGATCGAATTCTACGGGCATCGGATCCGCGGGATGGTCGACGATCCCGACGGCAAGCGGTTGATCGTTTCGCACCAGATGCTCAACTCCGCCGCTCAATCATCCAACAACGACATCCACTGGGGCATGATGGTTTCCAACGATCTGCGTTGGTTGGACCGCGGCCGTGTGATGGAAGCCGACGAAGAGAACTTCTACAAAGATGGGCACATCGATCCGATCGGGATTGTTGGACAGGGAGGCGCCGATCCGAACGATCTCGTCTGCACCGTCGACGGGATCGTTATCGTTCCGTTGGGTGGAGCGAACGAAGTAGCGATCGGCCACGAAGAGTTCTACGAATTGGCTCGCCTGCCCGTCGGCATCAATCCCGTAGCGGTTGCTGTCGATAGCCGCGGCAAGACCGGTTGGGTTGTCAATCGTCTGGACGATTCGTTGACCCAGATCGATATCGGAGAGCGAAGCGTATTGAAAACAGTTCGCTTGTCGGAGGATTGGACTCCCACGACAGCCGAACTCGGCGAACGCCTGTTTCACGACGCGTCGCTGGCGCACGATGGTTGGATGAGTTGTTCCAGTTGTCATCCCGGCGGCCACGCGGTGAACGAACGAGCGGACAATCTCAGCGACGGCGCCTACACGTCGCCCAAGCGAGTTATCTCGCTGTTGGGCCGCGCCGATACGGCTCCCTTCGGCTGGATCGGGGCCGACGCAAAATTGGAGGCTCAACTGCAGCGGACCGTCCGCACGACGATGCAGGGGCACAATAAACTCACCGGCGAACAGGTGACTCAGCTGACAGCGTTTCTGGACTCCTTGGTCCCACCGCCGCCGGTCGTCGACGCTTCGATCCCCGAGGTCGGCGAATCGATCGCGCGCGGCCAAGCGATCTTCGAACGCCAAAGCTGCAACGATTGCCACGCCGGCAGCAAATACACCTCGGCGGAATTGTACGACGTTGGGCTCGAAGACGAACTCGGACACACCCGCTTCAACCCGCCATCGCTGTTGGGCGTCGGCCAGCGCGGCCCACGCTACTTCCACGACCTACGAGCCGAATCGTTGGAAGCTGTCTTCACCGAGCACAAGCACACGCTAGATCAACCGCTCTCCCAACCCGACCTCGAAGACCTGCTGACCTTCCTGCGCAGCCTATAG
- the tnpA gene encoding IS200/IS605 family transposase: MSTHQQLLYHIVSSVKDRRPLLQDDALRAQVWSYMAGIAKNLEGFAIKIGGFYDHAHVLVRIPAKIAVADFVGALKSNSSRQINDARAGKLKFHWQDGYGAFTVSPSQADRVVRYIENQLTHHAQQTFQDEYLALLAKHEIEFDPARVWE, encoded by the coding sequence ATGTCCACGCACCAACAGTTGCTCTATCACATCGTCTCTAGCGTGAAGGATCGACGCCCGTTGTTGCAAGACGATGCGCTTCGCGCCCAAGTCTGGTCGTACATGGCTGGAATCGCAAAAAATCTTGAAGGGTTCGCGATCAAAATTGGTGGCTTCTACGACCATGCGCACGTACTGGTCCGGATTCCAGCTAAAATCGCGGTTGCCGATTTCGTAGGAGCGCTGAAGTCTAATTCAAGTCGACAGATCAACGACGCGCGAGCGGGAAAGCTCAAGTTTCATTGGCAAGACGGCTACGGCGCGTTTACGGTTAGCCCTTCTCAAGCCGACAGGGTTGTCAGGTATATCGAAAATCAGTTGACACATCATGCGCAACAGACCTTCCAGGATGAGTATCTCGCGCTTTTGGCAAAGCATGAAATCGAATTCGATCCAGCGCGAGTTTGGGAGTAG